TAAATCAGGGTCATACAGACAGAGAGGTCTGAATACTGTTGGGTACTCAAGTGtgccagtcttttttttttttaaaggatgtcTGAAGAATAACAAAAGCGTGTGCACCTCAGCCCCCTTCACATTTGAGATCACAAGCCAAAGCTAgtttactgtttaaaaaatagctACAGATTTTACTCTGTGAGATGCATGAACCAGATGGATGCTTTGATGTTTTCACTTAGTGCAAAGCAGAAAGTGGTGGCAcatgaaacaattaaaaatatcctTTGAGTCCAGCTAAGCAATATCTCTTTCCAGTATTGGTTACCTGGGATGCATTTTTAACAATATATCTCCTAACAAAGGCAGCCAATTAGGAGACATGACTCTGCAAGTCTGTCATTTTTCCACTGTATCTACCTACCTGATGAATATGAGTTAGTGCAATGCACAACATTTGGATAGGCAGCTAAATTAATCAGACCAGCCTAACTTTTTCGTAACAGTTCTTATAAaagtctctgctctgctgcagagatgctgtCTAGATGAGCAATTTCTGGCATCAGAGTGACACTCAGTGGCAAGACAGGAAAAGTGATTCTCAGtttctttgtatcttttcaATCAGTAGGACGCATAAAATTGTAATCAGCTCATTATCAGCATTCCCTGTTTGTTTGATAATACTATACATGAGCATCACCATTCAGACCAAAACATTTACTTTTGATTATGCAAACTAATGGAATGACTGCATTACTTACTTTATCAGGGTCCCCTCACTCGTTATTCGTGTGCTGTGACCTCCtgcaattgaaaaaaatatttttagaaatcaaaaaatattgaatttcaTGAAGAACTGACTTGAATGACCATAGCTTTGTATTCTGCTGCAATTTAAATCTTTGCAGATTACTTCAACCGTCCGAAGAACAgcattttacatattttttttatagttgAGAATTTTGCATATGCATAACTGACCTTTGAGGACCCTCTCAGTTATTTTTTTAGACAAAACGTTTTCTATGTTTCTGAACACACATCAAGTTACTGAATACAgtatctcaaagaaaaaaaaaaaagagatttttgcttttaaatctgAGAAGCAGTTATGTATCACACCACATGTAAATCATATGGAAACTTTAATATTGAAGATGTTTAATAGTACTCTTGGCAAGCATTTTGTATAAACATGTTAGGTGGAGTAGCTCAGCAGCAGAATGGCAGTGTGGGCTGCCTGCTTTCCAGCCTGGTTTCCATTGATGCGAGGAAAGACTAATAGTGTTTAATAATAATCACTTACGATGCTAGAAGTTCTTCTGAACACGTGGCTGCCTGGAATCAATGAAACTCAACACAATCCAAGGATGTTAACAAGTAAGAGCTATCATAATAAAGTGTTCCTTGAAACattgtatataaaaataatttccatctATCCCACACAGGGTCCTGTCGCATCACCCACGTCTATGAGATCTGTCCTAACCAGTGGGTCGTGCCCCTCTTCAAcacctccaccaccacctccaccgGGACCTCCCCCCATCTTTGATACAGAAACCCCCCCAAAGGATGAAGGAACGGCATCTCGCTCAGCCCTGTTTGCACAGCTTAACCAAGGAGAAGCAATTACCAAAGgtcaggagaaaagaaatcaaattctGACCCTTGAGTCAAACTACATGAACAGTTGTTACATGTACTGACCCAAATTCCACCAATGTTTTTAAGCTACATTTAGGCAACAGAGACCTTTCCAAGGCTTGTACTTATCCATCTGGATGAGACAGCATACCAAACCCTTCTTTTAGAAGTAGCAGCACTCAAAATTGTTCAGTATTCCTGAAATTCACACCACTTATTTCGAAGtctccatttcatttcaatGCAACCATGTTAGACATCTTCAATCCCCAGTAGGTGGTGAACTCCAAAGTTGCAATTACAGTCAGAAGTTATTCCTGTTTCTGACCCACAGTCAGTGTACCAACCTGTGTCAAAATGTCTCATACGTTGCGTGGAAAGGTATGGCTCACAAATCAGTGTGATAAAACCTTTTGTATTTATACTGGATAGTTGTAATTAAAGTAGATAGCTGTGAATTTAAGTACTTGCAATTGATATGTCTGCCTCTAGTGccaaattagaaaaagaatctCACTTTTCTGGATGTAAAAATACTCAATAGCAAGATCACAGAGCTCTCTACAGATGGAGAGGGACTAAAAGACTGCTGCATTTCTTGTAAAGATTTTAAGACAGTCTATCCCAGGTCAAAGACATTTTATATAAATGGCTACAAATATCTACGCCAGTTACACTTCAGGTGGTTACCCAGGCAAAgcatgaggaaataaaaaatgtcaacCCATCAGATAATTTAACACAATTGGAAATGAGTTAGATACTATCTTTCTTATTTCAATACGAATAGCCTTAGGACAAGACAACAGATTCTCTTGTATAACAGCgacccttttttttcccccaagggCTTCGCCATGTCTCTGACGACCAGAAGACTCACAAGAACCCCAGCCTACGTGCCCAAGGTCCACCCGTTCGTTCTCCCACGAAAAGCCATACTCCAAGTCCCACCTCCCCCAAGAACTCCCCGCAGCAGAGCCATGCCCCCGTCTTGGAgctagaggggaaaaaatggagagTGGTGCGTTCCAGTCGCAGCGCGGAATTGCACACTGCAAAGCACTGAGCTTCTTGCAAAAGGCAGTCCACAATCAAGCAGCAACAACTAAAATTTGCAACTACCATGCCTTATTCCAGTTTAGCTGTTATTATTCTCTGAGATCTAAAGTTAAATCATTTGTCTCTGAGAATCTAAAATAATTCCTCATGAAAGTCATGTCAAAACCAATGAATAAATTGTAGCAAAATCAGACAGCGCTCCAGAAACAAATCCAATGGAAAATTCCAATTAAAATCCCTTTTTGCAGGGCACTTTTGTGAGAAAACATACATTATTAGCAGAGTGCGCTTTTTCCATCCTTGTTAACTGATGGAgttatacatttatttttcatcactcAGTCGCTCATTCCATGCAAGCACCTTTCTCATGCTAAAAGTGcagaagtattttccttttgctcaatctacagaagaaaaagatagtTTTGCTTATAGTATGGGAGTTAATTTATGGAGGCATATACCAACTATCCGGGAGTGAAAAGCCATGTCACTGTGTTGGTTTAAAGAGGGAGAAAGCAATAAGCAATTTAGTCATGCAGAAGTTTCAATACACAGTCATTACTGGGGAGTAAAGGTTGCACAAAGCATAGCCACAATCTATCTCTGTTATTTTGCATCAGGACTACCTGGAACTTCCCTTGTGGGTCCCTAGCCTTTCTTTGACATACAATGAGTGTAAACGTCCTTTTGCACTtcataatgaaagaaaatttcttcaCATATTCCTCCTTATCGTTTAAGGTACTGCCTGCACCAGCTCACAACATACTGTATACAGCCCTAGATAGCATTGCTGAGAGTGAAAACTTGGTTTGGCCTTCAACGTGCTGGTTGAGTTGAATGAGAGCCAAACTTCTGTGAGGGCATTCTTacactgctgagagcagaatGTCTTTGCTACCAAGTCAGTGGGGTTGTCTCGGTCTATGCCAAGTTCTTCAGTTCTGCAGCTCTAGAATGTACACATGCATCACCAAAGGCTGAGGTAGGTGAAATATCCAGCCACCAATCACACTGGATTTTTAAGCCACCAGAAGGATATCGTTCTGTTGCAGTGATGCAATGACTTGATGATGTGTTGTGCTAAGCTCTGTCTGATTTATAGATAGTTAAAGATAACCAAATGAATAAACTTTCTTCTGAAATAGGAATATCAAGAGGATAAGAATGACCTGGTCATTACCAATACTGAACTCAAGCAAGTAGCCTACATCTTCAAGTGTAACAAGTCTACACTTCAGATAAAGGGAAAGGTCAATTCAATTACTATTGGTGAGTGAATAGCTCAGCTGGACTTTAAATGCCAATCTTGAAAAAACTGACTTATGCAATTAATAATGCATCTGAGTCATTTCATTCATCATGATGGGCTGATCACCAGTGATCAGCTATGCAGCGTGAGACTGGAAACTTTTGTATGTAATGCAGCCGATGTGCATATATTTGCTTTTATCTTGCCTTTCTtatttatgaattttttttttttagataactGTAAAAAGTTTGGCCTTGTGTTTGACAACGTTGTGGGAATTGTGGAAGTGATCAATTCCAGGGATATTCAGATTCAGGTAAACatctgtttgaaaaacaaagagaaaaggcagaaagaacaAGCCCAACATGTAGCTGCAGGAGATGATTATAAACTCACGTGCACACGAAGAGTAAGAAACTGGTGCAGCCAAACCTATCTTAATATACAGTGAATTCTGCTGATGCATTTAGAAAGTGCCTATGAAAACTACTGATCGTTACTGAATAAACTTCATTCAGTCCAACACCTGGTTCCAGTGAAACGGAGAGATCTATTCAAtggaaccacagaatcatagaatagcttgggttggaagaaaccttcgaggtcatccagttccaatccccatGCCCTGGGCAAGGTTGAAATATTATTACTTCTGGCCTTAATTTTGTTGCTTTCATGGTAAACAGTTCCTGAAATTGAAAGTTTAGTAGTGCTTCAAATTCTGGCAGTTAGCTAATTGGTTTCTGAGCCCAGAAGTtggttatttcttctttttttcctttttttttttcccttctcaatgaaaacattcaaataGACTATCAAAGACAAATAACAAAGTGAAAGCAGGCTCTTGGATTTTGAAGATCTCCCTGCCAGCAACCTGACTCACTACATGAGAAGATAATGCAGACAACTTGCCCAGATACGGACTGTGAGTCTCTGGTTCTGTCCTAGATAACCAGcgagtaaaatttcatcagagATCACCTTCTTTTGTGgttcttttgaaattaaaatatacgCTTTCTTAATCCAGATCTTGCCTTCCCTGTACTGAACATTGCCCTATTCAAAATACAGTCAGCCTGGCATTTACAGCACTTCACTTGTTCTGTCCCAAAGAGGTCTAACTGTACAAGCTCTCATACTGAACTGTGACCAACACAGATGATCTTGTCTTAAGAAAGGCCTCTGGGATGTTTtatattaagagaaaaataattaaatgtgattaaattatattaaactGCCCATCTTCTTCACAAAAGGTGAGGTCTTTTGCTTAAAAGGCTGTGCCTGCAGTAAATATAAGCAGGCTTGTTCCACACTTCAGAAATACCGGTCGCAGATACCACACTAAAAAAACAGCAGgactttttttgctgttttgcaccTCTTGCAAGGGACTGACATACATTGCTACCAGCTGCGCCTCATCTTCTGAGCTGTAAGAAGCAGGTTTAGTCATGATCACTACACATCTTATGGTACAGGCATTTGGctggtttgtggtttttttcctaaatcaaTAGATTAATTTTATCATTACTGCTAGAGCTTCTcatgaaagacagaaaactcCTATGtaaggaacagcaaaactggGCGTTGTTAATATTCATGCAAAGGGGAAATATCTTTACTAAGAACAAAAATTCTTTTGATTAAGCAGGTTCTATGAATATTGCATAAGGCTTCTATGGCATAGAACAGAGCGGAGTTATACTTAAGATTCCAGCTATAAACTGCCTGATTCTGCAGGGTTTGAGCATGCCAAGTGCTCAGAACCTccattttctcagtattttgaAGATCTGAGCTCATAAATTGCAAATATATCACATATTAATACAACGAATTACCCTACAGTTTTTTCTATACTTACTTCAGTGCCTTACTCCTTGGCTCTCCTTTCTCCCagtagcattttatttttccctgatgTTTACTAAATGTGTAACATTAAACACAGCCTCCTTTTGCCCTCTATTGCATGAGATCCtacaaaagagaggaaagatcAGGCTAGGAAGCACTGATCCATTACATAGACCGGACTTCAGGAGAGGGCGTAGTGCAATAGACAGACACTTGCTCTTTGGTTGCTGTCACATGTAAGGAACTGAAGCTGAAATTACATTCTAAACTCAAATGATGGGagacacttttttttattagcgAGTAGATATCTGTCACGTGCTGTTACTGTTTTATAGCTCAAAGTAAACTTTGCCCTTTCAATAGCTGACCAGAGCATACTGCTGCTTTCAGCcagtgggcaggaggaggaggaattttTACTGACAGCTGTGAGTCAGCCAGTTAGCCAGGTAGAGACCTTTTAATCTGTAGAATGGTCAACATGAGAAAATCTACTTCCTTTCTCCCCTCAAGTAAATCTTGTGCTTGTTTTTAACGTGATGTAAGAAATACCTTTGAAGATGTAATTAAATTGATCTTCATGCTTTTTTAGGGCTCTATTTTACCTGAAGGGGATAAAACCCTCTCCTGTTCTGTGCTATAAATCCAGGAAGAGTTTTTAAGTCTTTGGAATGCATCATAAAACACTTCTTTTGGATGCTGAGATCCTTCATTTGCCTAGAATGGGTCGGAGTTCATGTGTTTGATTTCTTGCCATCCTGCTGATGAACAAGCTGAATGCTGTCTGAGTATCAGTACAAAAACTTCACTGGAAGTagagagaatggagaaaaaaacttGTATCAAATCATACATTAAAAGTTTGCTGTATCTTATAAGCTTGCAGTTGCATAGAGAGCATTGTTATCACCACCAAGAACTTCTAGTGCTTAGCAAATGGATAGCTTCTATCTCAAATACAAGCATCATGCAGGCAGACGACGTACAGATCAGATATTATTGGGCAAAATTAGACCTGGCAGGcaagaaaaattatattaagAGTCTTTTTTTGCTTCAAGATTCAATAATGAATATATCTCAATTTCCAGGTGATGGGGAAAGTGCCAACCATTTCCATTAACAAAACAGAAGGCTGTCACATCTACCTCAGTGAGGAATCATTAGATTGTGAGATCGTGAGTGCCAAGTCTTCTGAGATGAACATCCTCATCCCCCAAGATGGCGATTACGTGAGTGAGATTATTTTTAGAGATTCTCTCCCTCTACCCATCTAGCCTTGCTAGATAAAACTGCTAGGAAAGAAAGAGCTAACACACCACACGTATGAACACGATCAAGAGATGATCCAAAACCATTGAATTTCTGTGTTCTATTTTCTCAGCTATCAGTGCTGTAAGAATGACTTCTTTGGCAGGGGCACAAATTTCAAAGATTAGACATTATTTCTCCCCATTTTTACAGATGATGGCTTCATCTCCCGTccacttaattttctttttttttaagttggttGCTAAACATAATCTCCTAGTGGGACTCACTTCACGCATTATTTGAGAGCACTCTGCCTGAAGAGGATGACACTAAAGTTAAGATAGAAATCTTTCAGCTCCAAGTGAAAtgataaagttttattttttttttctaagactgTTGATACATGGGTAGTATCTGTAGAATTCTTTCTAGTTTAAGAaccatattttgaaaaatacatcacTTAAACATGAGGTGTGCCTTTTCTAACTCAAAGGCTCCTTTTTTGTCCTAGTAAGACCTTGATACTTGGCTCTCCATCATTTCTACTAAAGCTATCCACTGTTGTGTCACATTGTAGCAAGGCAACATGCAGGTAAAGCATACTTATTCAACAGAGTAGTTTTGAAGTTGCACTGAATGACTCAAGATAGAACTTGAATTTGCCATAAATCTTCCACTCCGGAATACTGTATGGCAGAAGGGTTTAGGctttacagaagaaaagatgtgACAAGAGAATGTACATTCTCCACTTCTCCCTGAAGTGATTACTGGATGCTCAtcttcagggaaataaaaaggGAGTGATTTTCAGTGAGTGCACACCTACctgcttctaaaaaaaaaaaaatcttcgAGTCTCTCTCCTCAAATTGCCACTATTGTGTGAAGTCTGGCTACCAAAACACTGTaaaatctgaaagaagaaaatccttttCTCCATACTTTTGTTCTCTGAGAACCGAGGAGGACCCAACAGCTCTCATGCTTTCATCGAATACATGAAATGGAAGGAAACTTCCTTCAaggttctgctttgttttgtctgCCCCACAAAGAATGTTATGTCTCTTGAAGTTTATCACATGTAAAATTAATAGGTTGGTATTTTAGATTTTACTCTGTGTTatatcatttgctttcctctttaaAATTAGTCTCCTCACTAAATCTCCACATCAGATACCTTAAATGTCTTCCAGGCCAGTAGCTGATGGAGCCTAAAGTCATTTCTGTTGGGAGGTTTATTTACTTAGCTGCCCCAAATAATGGTGTGAGGATTTTTATACAGGAGTACCACAGCAAGGCTATTTGAAACTAGGTAGCAGTAAGGCTTTTTCCTGTGTGGCATTGAAAATTGCTTCCTAGGGTAATGAGGAAGGCCTCTATAATCCTGGCATGTCTGAGCTCTCAATGCTTTCCCAGTCATGTAGCACTAATAGTATTCCACCAGTTTTCATGAGGTATCCGCTGTTTATCTAATCATCattgttgcttttgtttcttaccAGAAAGAATTTCCGGTTCCTGAACAGTTCAAGACAGCATGGGATGGATCTAAGTTGGTCACTGAACCTGCAGAGATCGTGGGTTAACCTAAACAGCACCCAGCACTCACTGACTGTGATCAGACCACAGCCAGCAGAAACAACGCAGCAACGTGAAGAACTAGAAATAGCAGTAGCTCCTACTGCTCTCATAGGCCTTCAAGCATTAGCTGTGCATGCTAGAAACAATAACTCGTCTGGCACGCTTTTGTTAGGCACCTCAGCATTTCTCAAGTTTCCACAGTTTGCCTTCACTTACAGTTTTACTTCTCAATGATGTCATGTGAATGTATTGGCTTGAAACCCCCGCCTTCCAGCCACCTCACTGGTTTGAAACACTTTATTCGTTAAGCCAAAATACTGCATGATGCACTCGGTTATCACATTGCTTCCAGGCATTCCTTTTTATGTTTCTGCTAATCAAAAGCAGCATTGAGACTCTAAGATGAGATTTTCACCTCTTACACTACTCCTGTGTAACACAGTACAAATGCACTCCTGGAGAAAAGTAACTGACAGCTCCCTGTAGTTCTGtggcaatctttttttttttaagtcaagcaaaaaaaaaaaggataactTTCAGCAATACATTTTCCTACTGGAAGATGAAATAACGTGATATTTTAATCTAACACTTTTCTAATACACATATTTAGAGGATCCCTGTGTTTTCAGCGATACAAGATTTTATTCTGATCCACACAGACCTGCTGTAATCCTCTCATTTCTTGAGAATCAGGAATTTTTTTGAAACTGAAGCCTCATGCGAGCTAACAGCTTGCAGCAAATCACCTGAAAGTTTTTGCTCCACAGttatcttttgttgtttttaaacaaatccCTCATGCTTTAAAATTTCACATTGTATCCTGCAAACTGCACCTTTGCTATTCAGCAGGCTGGCAGGGGAAACACCATGACTGGGCAGGTGGTTTTCCCAGGGCAAAAGGCACACATCAGATTCACTTAGTTTGCTTGTTAAAGTTCCTTTAAAAATCTATCACAGCTGTCACAGCTTctgttaattaaaatttctttccatttcttccctGCATTTCTAACACTTACTCAATTTCAAATACATCCACGAAGCAAAGCCATAGATTTATGACCTATCAGTTGAGCCCAAATAAAGCCCACTTGGCCCTTCAACTCTACTTTCTATAGTCCCTATTGTACATGCTTTTTTAACAAGGTGGAGTCTTGTAAACATTTGTACTATTTCAGCACATAGtacaataaaattttaaagttttgcaGCCAGCATATGTTTTTGATCACTTGTAATACTTGGTAATGGTGAAATCAAAGTGAGATGCTTGCAGAGCTAGTTACAAGCTAAATTTTGTGCCTAATTTACCTTGAAAGTACATAAATCCTTGAGGGTTTTTAACTACCTTTGATTGTAAACCCTACATAACAATAGTAGTGCTCATTCCGCGAGGTTTTGCTATCTGATCTTTAATCTGTATGTATAATGTGTTTGCCTTAGTATataccatttttcaacagtAAACTTcttatgaattaaaaaaaggaaaaatgtacttGTTTAAATATAAAGTTGCTCAGAGCTTACTGTGCCGTACTGGTCGTCCCATACGCCCTCCCCATCTTAAATGCCATTTCATTAGCTTAACTGAGAAGTAGTAGCTGCTCCTCCCATCTAATGAAACATCACATCAGCAGCCACCACTCACCTGACAGCAAATAGTGGCTGTGCTGCACGTGAGCAGGGAAGTTTTGTGCACATAACTTCTGTGACAGCACTGGAACCCAGCTGTTCATGGTTCTCATTTCTAGGTATGTATCTTCCAGAGATTTTGTCTAGGGAGATGTCATGACCCAAACAAGTTTATAAGGTCtaccttttattttcagcttttccaatTGTTTTTCTACATATCTTCAGATACATCCTTCCCATGTTAGCAAGCTCCAGGAACAGTCCGTCCCATACCATGATCACAATCATGATTTGTTCTGTGAAACGATCTCATTCTGGAGCATTCTGATCTGAATGACTGAGCCATGTTTTTATCCAGCATCAAACATGGATGAAGTCGTTACACAAAGACAGGAAGCCACGCGCTCCCATGGAGGTATGGCACAAAGCAAGTCTAAAACATTTCCCAGTGAACAAAAAACAGTGAGGCAGCTCTGACTTGCTGTAAGGACAAACTCCTTTAGTTCTTCCAAAGGGCTCAGTTCTCTCCTCAAGGCTGGTTTACTTTTGTCAGTCttcttttaaacatttcagagcAAACTACCATATGGCTAAGCCTTCTCTCTACACTCACACTCCTGCAACATGCAAGATCCAAGCACAGTTGTTGATGAGTTTCTTAACAGTCACACTGTGTGCTTGAAGATCTGACCACACCGGAGAACTCTGTCAGAGAGCAGAGGTTGACAAGATAAGGAAGGAGGCCTTACATTAAGAGACGCAAGGTAATGCTGGCAACTGGAGAAAAGGCCAATGAAGTCTACAGCATTAGGCACCAGAAAAGTAGAATGGGAGAGAGATTTGTTAAATATGCAGACATCTTTTATCAAGTATGCAAAGTCAGCCGTGGGGCACTAAGCCATAACTGTGTTTTGTCAGCTGTAATCCttgggaaaaatatttgctgtgtGCTTTCAGTAGTTAGGGCTGCTCTCTGCAACCTGTCttcaaaaatgcaaaggaatgcaaaataaacaagataAATCTGAGGTTCTAATTCTAACCTATATGACTTCATGTacaattaaatgtaaaaaaactCCTTTTTGAAAGAATCATTACATACATCTTGAGTTAGAAATAGTCACCAAGTTGCAGAATGATTTGATGAGAGATCCCAGCTGTGGTCAGTTGTGTCCACATCCTCACCAGCAAGTCTGATCTGTGCTTAAGGAGTGACTTCAGCAAGGAATGAAGCACTAAATGCTGAGCAGCCCTAACATTCCATCAATCCTTTCTTTTTACTACATGCTGCCACAGGAAATATGTCATGTACTTCAGATTGGTCtgctgtataatcaatgaatgtacagatgcTGTAATTAAGAAACAGACAAGAaagtttggctaagcaggttatgACACCAAAAAAGAATACATAGGACTTACCCTTGTCCTGTGCTTGCCAGAAAACTCCAAAACAAGAGCTCCCGAGAAAaagatcctttcccactggtaGTCAGATCTTAAATagggtctaggagaggtggagccaggctccagcccttccggcagcacaggtgaattgccttcacctgtgttcccagggCTGACACATggcttgcctcaggtggtcaatcagaagttcaggctgtaattcagcagttcccatacagtctGCACTGCTTTGAAATTGTGCTTCTGTTCTGAATCTAAACAGAGAGCAGTACCTGTGGTGCATACATTGTTATGGAATGAATGTGTATGGTGTAACTAGCCTGTTCATTTTTATAAACCTGTGTGGGTCAAATGTTCACTAGGCTGCAAATCAGCTGGTGAGATACATGAAAGATTTTGACATAAGTTTTCATATGtaaacagtgtttttcttgtGAGATCTCATGCTTTCTTCAATAGAGCCTCTGTAAAAGGACCTCATGAAGCGCAACGAGGAGAAGGGACAAACTCAGGACAGACTGGGGCCTCTCAGGtagaaagcagcagaacaaagggTGCTGGGCACAAACTGGCACACAGGAGGTTCTGTCTAACCACCAGACATCactcctgtgctgtgcaggtgatggaggacaggcacaggctgcccagaggctgcggggtctcctccttggagatctccaaaagccGCCTGGCCTTGGCTCTGAGCATGAGAGAGagccctgccagcctcagccatcCTGCGATTGTGCGATATCGGCTTAGTTATTCAGAACATCGCTTCCTTTGTGGAAATTGGAAGTATCGAAGCAGTGACTCCGCGTATCCACCAgatggcagagagcagctgaggCGCGGGCAATGTCGAGCTGTTCCTGTTAACGCTCGACTCGTGTTCGCAAAGGCTGTCTGTCAAGGGACTGAGAAACTGCTCTCTAAGCGTCACTGTTAAGACGTTAAAAGATCATCTCGGTTAAAGGTCTGAGGGGACTGAATGcggaagaagaaaaacatctacTTGTGGGAATAATTTAAGACTGTTTTTTGAACACCGCTACTTCCACAATTAACACCATTTCCATTAAAAGCAGGTCATAAAAAAACCCGATCGTGGCGCCAATACTTAACAGAgctacagaagagaaaaggcTGAGCAATTTCAAGCCTGCATTTGAAATCCACAAATCTTCCCAGCATTCTAGCAAATTAGATCCTTGTTTCCCAGTGCCACAGTTTCCCAATTGGTCGCATTATCCGCCCGTTTTCTTTCGGATTTCGAAAGAAACTCTTCACTGCGTCACAGGGAGGCGGGAAGGAAGAGACGCTGAGTTGCTGAGGAGCTGAGGCACCTCGCGCCCTCACACGGCAGGGTGGGGGCGGGGCGGCGGCTCTGCCTGCACCCAGCCAGGGCGGCTGCGGGGCCGCTGCTCCCCTCGCTAGGGGCGCTCGGACGCTCCCCGGCCCAAGCGCGGCCCTCCCTCGGCGCAGGGCGATACCATCTGGCGGCACAGGGGTGGGAAAACCGCTTCCCTCCCGGCGCTCGGTGTTTTTCGGCTTTCCCTGCTTACNNNNNNNNNNNNNNNNNNNNNNNNNNNNNNNNNNNNNNNNNNNNNNNNNNNNNNNNNNNNNNNNNNNNNNNNNNNNNNNNNNNNNNNNNNNNNNNNNNNNNNNNNNNNNNNNNNNNNNNNNNNNNNNNNNNNNNNNNNNNNNNNNNNNNNNNNNNNNNNNNNNNNNNNNNNNNNNNNNNNNNNNNNNNNNNNNNNNNNNNNNNNNNNNNNNNNNNNNNNNNNNNNNNNNNNNNNNNNNNNNNNNNNNNNNNNNNNNNNNNNNNNNNNNNNNNNNNNNNNNNNNNNNNNNNNNNNNNNNNNNNNNNNNNNNNNNNNNNNNNNNNNNNNNNNNNNNNNNNNNNNNNNNNNNNNNN
The DNA window shown above is from Meleagris gallopavo isolate NT-WF06-2002-E0010 breed Aviagen turkey brand Nicholas breeding stock chromosome 3, Turkey_5.1, whole genome shotgun sequence and carries:
- the CAP2 gene encoding adenylyl cyclase-associated protein 2 codes for the protein MAENHGLMERLEKAVTRLESLFSDSQRSGGMECDAMNGVNGSIAPYVEAFDRLLNGSVAEFLRYSKILEGDVKTHAEMVRAAFQAQRSFLVLASQCQEPQENEVAVLLKPISEKIQEIQNFRERNRGSQMFNHLSAVSESIPALGWIAVSPKPGPYVKEMNDAATFYTNRVLKDYKHSDTRHVDWVKSYLNIWSDLQAYIKEHHTTGLTWSKTGPVASPTSMRSVLTSGSCPSSTPPPPPPPGPPPIFDTETPPKDEGTASRSALFAQLNQGEAITKGLRHVSDDQKTHKNPSLRAQGPPVRSPTKSHTPSPTSPKNSPQQSHAPVLELEGKKWRVEYQEDKNDLVITNTELKQVAYIFKCNKSTLQIKGKVNSITIDNCKKFGLVFDNVVGIVEVINSRDIQIQVMGKVPTISINKTEGCHIYLSEESLDCEIVSAKSSEMNILIPQDGDYKEFPVPEQFKTAWDGSKLVTEPAEIVG